Part of the Roseomonas sp. OT10 genome, CGCCAGCCGCCCATCAGCACATTGAATCTCGCTCACATGATCCCGCTGTCAGCGGTGTGGGCGGGACCGGAACGGGACGAGCACTTCGATGCACCCCCACTGCTTTACGGCAGAACGGAGGGCTCGACCCCGTTCCGGCTTTCCATCCACGTCGGCGATGTCGGTCATACGCTGATCGTCGGGCCGACCGGCGCCGGTAAATCGGTGCTTCTCGCACTCATGGCGCTCCAGTTTCGCCGCTATGCACAATCTCAGGTCTTCGCCTTCGACTTCGGCGGATCGATCCGCGCCGCGGCGCTCGCCATGCAGGGCGACTGGCATGATCTCGGCGGCGGTTTGACCGAGGGTTCCGAGGAGAGTGTGTCGCTCCAGCCGCTCGCCCGCATCGACGACGTCGCCGAGCGCGCCTGGGCCTCCGACTGGCTGATCGCGATCCTCTCCCGAGAGAGCGTGCCGGTCACGCCCGAGGTCAAGGAGCATCTGTGGTCAGCGCTTTCGTCGTTGGCGTCAGCGCCGGTCGCCGAGCGCACGTTGACCGGGCTGTCGGTACTTCTCCAGTCCAATGACCTGAAACAGGCGCTACGACCCTACTGCGTCGGCGGCCCCTATGGCCGGCTGTTGGACGCTGAGGCCGAGCATCTCGGCGAGGCGCATGTCCAGGCTTTCGAGACCGAAGGTCTGATCGGCACCGGTGCAGCGGCAGCGGTGCTCGCCTATCTCTTCCATCGCATCGAGGACCGCCTCGACGGCCGGCCAACACTCCTGATCGTGGATGAAGGTTGGCTCGCCCTCGACGACGACGGCTTCGCCGGACAACTCCGCGAATGGCTGAAGACGCTGCGCAAGAAAAACGCCAGCGTCATCTTCGCCACCCAGTCGCTCTCCGACATCGACGGCTCTGCGATAGCGCCGGCCATCATCGAGAGCTGCCAAACGCGCATCCTCCTGCCGAACGAGCGCGCGGTCGAGCCGCAGATCACCGCGATTTATCGCCGCTTCGGTCTCAACGACCGGCAGATCGAAATCCTCGCGCGGGCAACGCCCAAGCGAGACTATTACTGCCAATCGCGACGGGGCAATCGCCTGTTCGAGCTGGGCCTGTCGGATGTGGCGCTGGCGCTGTGCGCAGCCTCATCCAAACAGCATCAAGCGATGATCGCCGATGTCCACGCCCGAAGCGGCACCGAGGGGTTCCTCGCCGAGTGGCTGGCGGCCAACCGACTCGACTGGGCTGCCGACCTGATCACCGACCTCACCAACGTCAATCAACGAGACCCGGAGGCACGTCCATGACACGTCTGATTCAAACCCACAGTCGCGCACTGCGCGTGACGGCCGCACTCCTCGCGGTCCCGCTCGCACTTTCACCGGTCCTCAGCACCCCGGCTGCCGCTCAGTGGATCGTCTACGACCCAACGAACTATGCCCAGAACGTCCTCACTGCGGCGCGGACCCTCCAGCAGGTGAATCAGCAGATCACTCAGCTTCAGAACGAAGCTCAGATGCTGATCAATCAGGCGCGT contains:
- the trbE gene encoding conjugal transfer protein TrbE, coding for MMNLSEYRNRNTRLADFLPWAALAGEGVVLNKDGSLQRSARFRGPDLDSAVPAELVAVAGRLNNAFRRLGSGWAIFVEAQRHGAVSYPASTFADSASALVDAERKADFEEAGAHFESSYFLTFLYLPPAEDAARAETWLYEGRDHAGVDAREVLRSFVDRTDRILNLIDAFMPECVWLDDAETLTYLHSTISTKRHRVRVPETPMYLDALLADQPLTGGLEPRLGDAHVRILTIVGFPTATTPGILDELNRLAFPYRWSTRAILLDKTDATKLLTKIRRQWFAKRKSIAAILKEVMTNEASALVDTDAANKAADADMALQELGADYAGQAYVTATITVWDDDPRVAAEKLRLVEKVIQGRDFTAMTETINAVDAWLGSLPGHVYANVRQPPISTLNLAHMIPLSAVWAGPERDEHFDAPPLLYGRTEGSTPFRLSIHVGDVGHTLIVGPTGAGKSVLLALMALQFRRYAQSQVFAFDFGGSIRAAALAMQGDWHDLGGGLTEGSEESVSLQPLARIDDVAERAWASDWLIAILSRESVPVTPEVKEHLWSALSSLASAPVAERTLTGLSVLLQSNDLKQALRPYCVGGPYGRLLDAEAEHLGEAHVQAFETEGLIGTGAAAAVLAYLFHRIEDRLDGRPTLLIVDEGWLALDDDGFAGQLREWLKTLRKKNASVIFATQSLSDIDGSAIAPAIIESCQTRILLPNERAVEPQITAIYRRFGLNDRQIEILARATPKRDYYCQSRRGNRLFELGLSDVALALCAASSKQHQAMIADVHARSGTEGFLAEWLAANRLDWAADLITDLTNVNQRDPEARP